One Trichomycterus rosablanca isolate fTriRos1 chromosome 23, fTriRos1.hap1, whole genome shotgun sequence genomic window carries:
- the nr2f5 gene encoding nuclear receptor subfamily 2 group F member 5, whose translation MAMVVNQWQESIAADPSSQLQMCGQEPGGAPTTPSGSTPGTDALGADKLTNVDCMVCGDKSSGKHYGQFTCEGCKSFFKRSVRRNLTYSCRGNRDCPVDQHHRNQCQYCRLKKCLKVGMRREAVQRGRMSSSQSSPGQYLANGNDPYNGQPYLSGFISLLLRAEPYPTSRYGAQCMQSNNLMGIENICELAARLLFSAVEWAKNIPFFPDLQLMDQVALLRMSWSELFVLNAAQCSMPLHVAPLLAAAGLHASPMSAERVVAFMDHIRVFQEQVEKLKALQVDTAEYSCLKSIVLFTSDAMGLSDVAHVESIQEKSQCALEEYVRNQYPNQPNRFGRLLLRLPSLRIVSSPVIEQLFFVRLVGKTPIETLLRDMLLSGSSYNWPYMPVQRERPLSLHYNENGP comes from the exons ATGGCAATGGTAGTAAACCAGTGGCAGGAAAGCATCGCAGCAGACCCCAGCTCTCAGCTGCAGATGTGCGGCCAGGAGCCCGGCGGAGCCCCTACCACCCCGTCCGGCTCCACGCCGGGGACCGACGCGCTGGGAGCAGACAAGCTTACCAACGTGGACTGCATGGTGTGCGGGGACAAATCGAGCGGTAAACACTACGGCCAGTTCACATGTGAGGGCTGCAAGAGCTTTTTTAAGCGCTCTGTGCGACGCAACCTGACCTACAGCTGCCGCGGGAACCGGGACTGTCCTGTGGACCAGCACCACCGCAACCAGTGCCAGTACTGCCGCCTCAAGAAATGCCTTAAAGTGggcatgaggagagaag CTGTCCAGCGAGGACGCATGTCCAGCTCTCAGTCAAGTCCAGGCCAGTACCTAGCCAATGGAAATGACCCTTACAATGGACAGCCTTACCTGTCAGGCTTTATCTCACTGTTGCTGCGAGCGGAGCCATACCCCACGTCCCGCTATGGTGCTCAGTGCATGCAGTCAAACAATCTGATGGGCATCGAGAATATCTGCGAGTTAGCGGCTCGTCTTCTTTTCAGCGCTGTAGAGTGGGCCAAGAACATTCCCTTCTTTCCAGACCTGCAACTTATGGACCAG GTGGCACTGTTGCGGATGTCGTGGAGCGAGCTGTTTGTGCTAAATGCTGCGCAGTGTTCCATGCCACTACATGTAGCACCCCTGCTGGCTGCTGCTGGCCTGCATGCCTCCCCTATGTCGGCCGAGCGCGTGGTGGCCTTCATGGACCATATCCGCGTCTTTCAGGAGCAGGTGGAGAAGCTGAAGGCCTTGCAGGTGGACACTGCTGAGTACTCCTGCCTTAAATCCATTGTGCTGTTTACTTCAG ATGCTATGGGTCTGTCAGATGTTGCCCATGTGGAGAGCATACAGGAGAAGTCTCAGTGTGCCCTTGAGGAGTATGTAAGAAACCAGTACCCCAACCAGCCCAACCGTTTCGGGCGACTGCTGCTGCGGCTTCCGTCACTGCGCATCGTCTCATCGCCCGTCATCGAGCAGCTCTTCTTTGTGCGCCTAGTGGGCAAAACACCAATTGAGACACTGCTCAGGGACATGCTGCTTTCTGGTTCTAGCTACAACTGGCCCTACATGCCCGTCCAGAGAGAACGGCCACTTTCCCTTCACTACAATGAGAACGGGCCTTGA